From Leptolyngbya sp. KIOST-1, one genomic window encodes:
- a CDS encoding thioredoxin domain-containing protein, with translation MTNRLADSPSLYLRKHAENPIDWWPWCDEALERAKADDKPIFLSIGYSSCHWCTVMEGEAFSDGAIAAYMNANFIPIKVDREERPDLDSIYMQALQMLTGQGGWPLNVVLHPETRVPFYGGTYFPMEPKYGRPGFLQVLTALRQFYDTEKSRLAEITEAVVSNLHQGAQLPETETIPSIDLLYAGLGTNAKILIPSGQGTCFPMIPYAAAVLGGLRLDLELDIAHICGKRGRDMALGGIFDHVGGGFHRYTVDPTWTVPHFEKMLYDNGMIVEYLANLWASGQREPAFERAIARTHTWLKREMTAPDGYFYAAQDADSFVTRHDAEPEEGAFYAWPYPVLESTLTEEQLQALAEAFALAPEGNFEGKIVLQRSHSDSLSLAVESALDKLFTLRYGSPAAALETFPPASTNQAAKTEPWPGRIPPVTDTKLIVAWNSLMISGLARAAVVLQKPEYLTTAAIAADYIRQHQWVGSHLHRLGYDGVPQVAAQAEDYALLIKAFLDLHQAELAIAHDPTAQAPDAIASLPKVDWLSLAISNQQEFDHRLWSDDQGGYLSTTADADLLIQERPHQDSATPAANGVAVANLVRLSLLTDDLAYLDRAEHTLQAFGSVIQQIPRACPSLFDGLNWFLNGTVVKATAATIHELAAEYWPTTVFSVAHDLPPRAVGMVCRGTKCLSVAESVDKLREQLS, from the coding sequence ATGACTAATCGTCTGGCAGATTCGCCCAGTTTGTACCTGCGCAAACATGCCGAAAACCCGATCGACTGGTGGCCCTGGTGCGACGAGGCGCTGGAGCGGGCCAAGGCTGATGACAAGCCAATTTTTCTCTCGATTGGGTATTCGAGCTGTCACTGGTGCACGGTGATGGAGGGGGAGGCGTTTTCGGATGGGGCGATCGCTGCCTACATGAACGCCAACTTTATCCCGATTAAGGTCGATCGCGAAGAGCGGCCCGACCTCGACAGCATCTACATGCAGGCGCTGCAAATGCTGACCGGCCAGGGAGGGTGGCCGCTGAACGTGGTGCTACATCCTGAAACGCGGGTGCCTTTTTACGGCGGCACCTACTTTCCCATGGAGCCAAAGTATGGGCGACCGGGCTTTTTGCAGGTGCTCACCGCCCTGCGTCAGTTCTATGACACCGAGAAATCTCGGCTGGCCGAGATTACCGAGGCGGTGGTGAGTAACCTGCATCAGGGGGCGCAACTGCCTGAAACTGAAACCATTCCATCTATAGATTTGCTCTATGCCGGGCTGGGCACGAACGCCAAGATCCTCATCCCGAGCGGGCAGGGCACCTGTTTCCCCATGATTCCCTACGCTGCAGCGGTGCTGGGCGGGCTACGGCTCGACCTGGAGCTAGATATCGCCCACATCTGCGGCAAACGGGGCCGGGATATGGCCCTGGGCGGCATTTTTGACCACGTAGGCGGCGGCTTTCACCGCTATACCGTTGATCCCACCTGGACGGTGCCCCACTTTGAAAAAATGCTCTACGACAACGGCATGATTGTGGAGTACCTGGCCAATCTGTGGGCTAGCGGGCAGCGGGAACCTGCCTTTGAGCGCGCGATCGCACGCACCCACACCTGGCTAAAGCGCGAGATGACCGCTCCTGATGGCTACTTCTATGCCGCCCAGGATGCCGATAGCTTTGTCACTCGCCACGACGCCGAGCCTGAGGAAGGCGCATTTTACGCCTGGCCCTACCCGGTTTTAGAGTCGACCCTGACGGAAGAGCAGCTGCAAGCCCTGGCAGAGGCTTTTGCTCTAGCGCCGGAGGGCAACTTTGAAGGAAAGATTGTGCTCCAGCGTTCGCACTCGGACAGCCTCTCCCTCGCCGTAGAGTCGGCGTTGGATAAGCTGTTCACCCTGCGCTACGGCAGTCCAGCCGCAGCCCTGGAGACGTTCCCTCCGGCTTCTACCAACCAGGCGGCCAAAACTGAGCCCTGGCCTGGTCGCATTCCTCCCGTCACTGATACCAAGCTGATTGTGGCCTGGAATAGCCTGATGATTTCTGGTCTGGCTCGGGCGGCGGTGGTGTTGCAAAAGCCTGAGTATTTGACGACCGCCGCGATCGCCGCCGACTACATTCGCCAGCATCAATGGGTGGGCAGCCACCTGCACCGTCTGGGGTACGATGGCGTGCCCCAGGTGGCGGCCCAGGCCGAAGACTATGCCCTGCTGATCAAGGCATTTTTAGACCTGCACCAGGCTGAGCTGGCGATCGCCCACGACCCGACAGCCCAAGCCCCAGACGCGATCGCCAGTTTACCCAAAGTCGACTGGCTATCGCTCGCCATCTCAAACCAGCAAGAATTCGACCATCGCCTGTGGAGCGACGATCAGGGCGGCTACCTCAGCACCACCGCTGATGCGGATTTACTAATCCAGGAGCGCCCCCATCAGGACAGCGCCACACCAGCAGCCAATGGGGTAGCTGTCGCCAACCTGGTTCGCCTGTCTCTGCTGACCGACGACCTGGCCTACCTCGACCGCGCCGAGCATACTCTACAGGCCTTTGGCTCAGTGATACAGCAAATTCCCCGCGCCTGCCCCAGCCTGTTCGACGGCCTCAACTGGTTCCTCAACGGCACGGTGGTCAAGGCCACGGCGGCTACCATCCACGAACTAGCCGCTGAGTACTGGCCGACCACGGTTTTTTCTGTCGCCCACGACCTGCCGCCCAGAGCAGTGGGAATGGTGTGTCGAGGCACTAAATGTCTGTCCGTGGCCGAGTCTGTCGATAAACTAAGGGAGCAGCTGAGCTAA
- a CDS encoding type II toxin-antitoxin system HicB family antitoxin, with protein sequence MVIQWSEVDQLFLVTVPEFAERVVMPCTHGKSREEAILNGEEVINMYLEAWGEEGESIPEPDTLQVA encoded by the coding sequence ATGGTTATTCAATGGTCGGAGGTCGATCAGCTTTTTTTAGTGACTGTTCCTGAATTTGCCGAGCGAGTGGTAATGCCCTGTACCCACGGAAAATCTCGGGAGGAAGCCATTCTAAACGGTGAAGAGGTCATTAATATGTACTTAGAGGCTTGGGGCGAAGAAGGAGAATCTATTCCTGAGCCAGATACATTACAGGTTGCCTAA
- a CDS encoding type II toxin-antitoxin system VapC family toxin, with translation MVIDTSAILAILFAESERETFNEKIAAATTRLISAANLVECSLVIESRKQALGRAELELFVYEAELTVVAFDRLQADLAATAWRSYGKGGIQRASTMVIALPMPWLNLEMNLCCLRVTISLKLILLRPNPRHLRVALSHST, from the coding sequence ATGGTGATTGATACTTCAGCGATCTTGGCCATTCTCTTTGCCGAATCTGAGCGAGAAACCTTTAACGAAAAGATTGCTGCTGCCACAACTCGTCTCATTTCAGCCGCCAATTTGGTGGAATGCAGCCTTGTGATTGAATCTCGCAAGCAGGCTTTGGGCCGTGCTGAGCTAGAACTGTTCGTCTATGAAGCAGAACTAACCGTAGTGGCCTTCGATCGCCTGCAAGCTGATTTGGCTGCAACAGCCTGGCGGAGCTACGGAAAGGGCGGCATCCAGCGGGCCTCAACTATGGTGATTGCTTTGCCTATGCCTTGGCTAAATCTAGAAATGAACCTCTGCTGTTTAAGGGTGACGATTTCTCTCAAACTGATCTTGCTCAGGCCTAACCCTCGCCATCTACGTGTTGCGTTGTCCCATTCAACCTAA
- a CDS encoding type II toxin-antitoxin system HicA family toxin: protein MPRKIRELKAQISQAGFIYLPKRGKGSHERWKHPLLPKTLTISGKDGDDVPRYLEKQVSQLLAELKSVQEGNE, encoded by the coding sequence ATGCCTAGAAAAATCCGTGAACTGAAAGCTCAGATTAGCCAAGCAGGGTTCATTTACTTACCTAAGCGAGGTAAGGGCAGTCACGAACGTTGGAAACATCCTCTGCTGCCCAAAACTCTTACTATCTCAGGCAAAGACGGTGACGATGTTCCGCGCTATTTAGAGAAGCAAGTATCACAGCTATTAGCTGAATTAAAATCAGTGCAAGAGGGCAACGAATGA
- a CDS encoding type II toxin-antitoxin system VapB family antitoxin, which produces MNIQDPQADRMAQELAELTGQSLNDAVKMALQQALAKLKTSKTAPQPRPLADRLNEIALRCAALPDYDNRSAGEILGYDKHGLPS; this is translated from the coding sequence ATGAACATTCAAGATCCCCAAGCTGACCGTATGGCCCAGGAGTTGGCAGAACTGACCGGCCAAAGTCTAAACGATGCCGTCAAAATGGCGCTTCAGCAGGCTTTGGCTAAACTTAAAACCAGCAAAACCGCTCCGCAGCCGCGCCCTTTAGCCGACCGCCTGAATGAAATTGCCCTGCGCTGTGCGGCCCTACCGGATTATGACAACCGCAGCGCAGGCGAGATTTTGGGTTACGACAAGCACGGGCTACCCAGCTAA
- the nfi gene encoding deoxyribonuclease V (cleaves DNA at apurinic or apyrimidinic sites), with protein sequence MQIQFPKHWPTTPAEAIALQQTLAPQVIHEDRLPDPIRFVAGVDAGFEDEGETTRAAVVVLSFPDLTPVDEVLVRQPTTFPYVPGLLSFREVPAVLDALAQLKTEPDVLLCDGQGIAHPRRLGIASHLGLLCDRPTVGVAKSRLVGTHAEVPTDKGAWVPLMDRGEQIGAVLRNRANTKPLYISPGHYTTLETAIDLVLQCTTKYRLPETTRYADRLASSGTARSALGETRQGRLF encoded by the coding sequence ATGCAGATTCAGTTTCCAAAACATTGGCCGACCACGCCCGCTGAGGCGATCGCCCTACAGCAAACCCTCGCTCCCCAGGTTATCCATGAGGATCGCCTGCCCGACCCGATTCGCTTTGTTGCCGGGGTCGACGCCGGGTTTGAGGATGAGGGCGAAACTACCCGCGCCGCCGTAGTGGTGCTATCGTTCCCCGATCTGACTCCGGTGGATGAGGTACTGGTGCGGCAGCCTACCACATTTCCCTACGTGCCGGGGCTGTTGTCGTTTCGGGAGGTGCCTGCGGTGCTGGACGCATTGGCACAACTCAAAACCGAGCCGGATGTGCTGCTCTGCGATGGTCAGGGGATCGCGCATCCTCGGCGATTGGGGATTGCGTCGCATTTGGGGCTGTTGTGCGATCGCCCCACGGTGGGCGTGGCCAAGTCGCGCCTGGTGGGTACTCACGCCGAGGTGCCGACCGACAAAGGCGCCTGGGTGCCACTGATGGATCGCGGGGAGCAGATTGGAGCCGTCCTTCGCAACCGGGCTAACACCAAACCGCTATACATTTCTCCAGGCCACTACACCACGCTTGAAACCGCGATCGATCTGGTATTGCAATGCACGACCAAATATCGTCTGCCTGAGACTACCCGCTACGCCGATCGCCTGGCGTCTTCTGGTACAGCGCGATCGGCCTTGGGAGAAACGCGGCAGGGTCGACTGTTTTAG